A segment of the Salminus brasiliensis chromosome 1, fSalBra1.hap2, whole genome shotgun sequence genome:
CACTAAATTGATCCTTCACCCAGACACATTCACCTGCTTTTCTGAATGCTAACAGAACACAAACAGAATGTTAATAGAATGCTAACAGAATGTTAATAGAATGCTAACAGAATGCTAACAGAATGTTAATAGAATGCTAACAGAATGCTAACAGAATGTTAATAGAATGCTAACAGAATGCTAACAGAATGTTAATAGAATGCTAACAGAATGCTAACAGAATGTTAATAGAATGCTAACAGAATGCTAACAGCGTGTGAACAGAACACTAGACAGAACAGAATGGTAACAGAATGCTAACAGAATGCTATTTTAATGGTAACAGAATGCTAACAGAATGCTATTGGAATGCTAACAGAATGCTATTGGAATGGTAACAGAAGGCTAACAGAATGCTATTGGAATGCTAACAGAATGCTATTGGAATGGTAACAGAAGGCTAACAGAATGCTAACAGAATGCTATTGGAATGGTAACAGAAGGCTAACAGAATGGTAACTTGAGTGTTTTCAGAATGCTTAAACAAAAAACTACCTAAGCGCTTCCTGAAATTTTCAGAATGGTAACAGAATGCTAACCACATGCTTTCATACCATTAACAGAATGGGAATGCTAACTGGCCACTGTATGGTTTCACTTAACATTAGTGACATTAGCTTTGCAGGATAAACAGTCAAACAGAAAATCAGTGTTCACTCTTTCTTTATGCAGataaaagaaacataaaacGTTTACAGATACACAGGTTCATACTAAACTCAATTCAAACACTAAAGCACATCAAGCAAAAGAACAGAAATGTTTACAGACGTTACAAAAAATATGACCAGGGCTTGTAAGGTCAGTTGTACGGGTCTGAGCCTTGACCCTGTCGTTCAAGCTGCTCTTGCTGGTCCCTAATTTCCCTCTCCCTAATAGGGAGAGGCCTCTCCCTATTCCTCCCATTATACCACACAAACTAAAATGTAACTGAAATGCAATAACTGAAAAACACTACAGGGAGTCCCATGGAAAACAGATGCCCATTTAATAGGGACTCGCTCTGGAACGCCCTCTAGTGGTTGTGACGGAACTAAACATCCAAACAGCTTGATAAAACAACTTTCTGGCAGGATTTGTCTTTGGTTTAGGACAGTACAAGATtgtattacataaaaaaaacatatatataccaGCTAActgctgtttgtttatataGCAAACAGGTTTGCTAACATTTGAAAAAAGATGCTAACTAAAGATGTTAGTGAGTGCTGGTTGGCTGGCATCTTGACTGCAGAATGTGGATTGTCTGGAATTCTAGACaatgagtgctgattggctgccatTCTGGCTACcagctgctgattggctgacatTTTGGCTAaagagtgctgattggctggcgaACTTATTCGCTCTTTGGCTGTTGGCGCTCACAGatgaaaataatgaaattaaaatcTGACAGCAGAGCTGAAATGTTTGATGCTGTTCTGTGTCGAGAAACTGACACgtttatgtataaaaaccttgAATTGTTTACAAACAAGGATTTTACACATTGCCCATTCATTCTGCACTTGCTCAGGAGTGCCCTCTTGTGTCTGGACAAATTGGTTGACAGATTGTCATCGTTCAATCAGTCTCAGACATTCTCTAAACACAACCCGTAAAAACCAATAGAAGGGTGTGTATTTTTAATGTGCGACATCTATGTCAGATATGCTCTTTTATTCTAACTTCAAGCACAATGTTggtgattttatacattttctgATGTATTTGATTAACGCAGTTTCTGTATGGGCAGCTAAAGCCTTTCGCAGCCTACAGCTAATGCTAATCTTTATACTAACTTTAACATTAGTATTAGCACTGGCATTTACACTAGCGCAAACATTAGCACTAGCATAAATGCTAACACTGACACTAGGACTAGAATTAGCACTAGCATCAATATTAGCACTAGCTAATACTAGTGTTAGCTTTTTAGGTGCTTTGGTGCAAACAATACAAAATCTCCCATTTCCAGCTGGAACTCCAGTCCAGTTCAAGTAGTTTTCTGCTCATCCCGTGTTTCCAGATTGGTACTAGCTAATCCCTTTATATATACAGTCCAGAACTCTTCACATAAACATCTCAGTATAAACACACAAGTGTATCTGAACACTGGAATGCTGCTGAAACTAAAGGCACAAAAACATTACAATTCATATTTCCATTAACGTTGTAACAAACTGATCTGCCAGCAGGGGGCAACACATCACTTCTCAATGAAACCTAAGAGTGTTTGAAaaatacaaatgtgtgtgtgtgtgtgagtttgtgttaTTTAGAGCTGTACATTCTCTCTATATCATGTAAATAGTGTCTCTGCAGCTCTTTTCTCTTTAGTTTGAAGGCGTCCGTCACCAGGCCGGTTTCTGGGGTCCACGGTTGAGAGCTCAGACGCACCTTCAGCGGTACCTCGAACCTCTGCAGCTtatctacacatacacacacgcacacacaaaacacagttgcTGCTCAAATACATCAAAGAGCTGGATTTCTTAGTACAGCAATAATGAATagcatgtatagtgtgtgtgtgtgtgtgtgtgtcagggacAAAAATCCCAACAATGACAGGAAAACACGAGACACTTGTTTTGAGAATATTTGCTGGCTCTCATTCAGAATTTATAGTTTTTTCTAAAAAAGTTTTCCTACTGAACCTCTAAGTAAGACTATTTCTGGAGtctgaaggttaggattaagacaTTAGGAAAGGGTCGTTTTCAGGAACGGAATACATCTCTATGcaaatattaaaaagtaatgaCATGTTAATCATTCAAATCATTTAAAACTGCTGAATTATTACACTTCAGTATTTTTTATGTCTAGAACAGTTACTGCTTGTGCCAGAGGGGAGACATCAAagaaaaagctaaagctaaagctagtaGCTAGCAAACACCACATGAAGACTGCAGTGcttaggtatgtgtgtgtgtgtgtgtgtgtgtgtgtgtgtgcgtataatGACGGTGGGAAGTGGGAGGGGGCTTACTCGTAGTGGCAATCTCCTTAATGGCTTTTAGCACTTCCTGTTCCAGAACAGCGTGATTGCAAAGCTCCTCCCATTCGCCCTCTATACTCTTCTTACTGGCGAGTTCTGTTAGCCGCTTTTGATTGGGCACCACAAAGCTGATGACATAGTTCTGGTTGCTGATTGGAGAAAGACAGAAGAGTTCTGATCAGGAATATTGATTTttctttaatgatttttttcatAGTAAAGTGATTAGGTGTAATCTAAACCCTACAATTGATACTGTACAGTCTATAGTGTATAGAGTGCAGAGTATATCTGCCAGTGCTAAATCAACACGGTTAGAGTTATAATTTAACATAGCAAATGTACTGTGTAGGATGAAGTGTATAAGGGTGTAACAGTACACTCTTTACCTCTATAAGTCACTATTCAGTTCACACCACAGTTTGAACCTCAAGGCTCAGTACAAAATTGTTCAGAATTTTCAATGTACAATGTTATAACACACCTCCAGCGTCAGCTCGCCAACCAGTAACGTGTAGAGTTTAGTGTAGTGAATGCATAGATGTTTAACCTGTTAGCATAAGCACAGACGTTGTCAATTAGTGGGCTGTTTTTCAGAGCTGTCTCAACTTTTCCCAGAGACACGTATTCACCCGCCTGAAGCTTCACCAAATCCTTCTTACGATCTGGGaaagaggtagaggtagagagagagaggtatagaaAGCAGAGATTGGTGTCAGTTAGACTGgtcatttgtttgtattagatTAGACTGTATTGGTCAGTATATGATTGGAGTGTATTTGATTGGTCTGTATTTGATTGGCCCATCATTGTGTGTCCAATTGGTCAGAATCTGTTTGGTCTGTATgttattggtcagtatctgatCTGATTGAATATGATTGGTCTGTACCTGATCAGTACATGGTCAGTATGTGGTTGGTGCCTAAAAGATGTCCGTGTCTGGTCAGTATCTGATTCGTTAGTATGTGGTTGGACTGTATCTGCTAAGCTGTCACTCACCCACTATCTGTAGGCAGCCGTCTGGATGCACCTCCCCCACGTCCCCCGTACAGAACCAGCGCTGCCCTGCCTCATCTACCCAGAATTCTCCGCTCTCCGCCTCACCCGCACTGCCGTAGTAACCCATAGCAACATTCGGCcctccaatcagaatctctcCGCGAGGGTGAGGTTTGTCCTGACTGGTGTatccacctggagagagagggtagagtaattatttatgttcataacacatgaacacacatcacATCAgccatgtgtgtttatttgtgtgtgcttgtgtcttACCCTCAGGCCAGTCACGGAGTTTAATTTCTGAGCAGATCAGAGGAGCCCCCACCCGTCCTGTGGTACAGTcagaaactacacacacacacacatacacacacacacacacacatacacatagtgGGCTCAACATGTTTGAACAGGAGTAAAGAAACACTCACATTCCAGACTTTGTGAGGGTtgagggtgtgtttgtgtgtgtctgtgtctgtgtgcgcgCGTGCTTACACTCAGAGATGGATCCCGCCCCACATGTTTCAGTGAGGCCGTATCCGATGGCGATGGGGCAGAAACACACGTTAATGAAGCGGTGCGTGTCTGGAGAGAGAGGGGCACCGCCAGACAACATCAACCTCACATTCCCTCCTAATAGGGCACACACACGCTTAAACACcaacctgcaacacacacaaacacacacacacacacaaataattattacaactattagtagcagtagtatttaGAGGAgaatttctgcacattttaagacaaaatgtgattaatcacaattaACTACACTAAACCTAAAGTGATCCATTAAGATTAACAACACAGTCTGggattaataaatgtaattaatcacaTAAAAGAATGTGATTATCCGCAATTACtaatacaaaaacaacaaaaataatctTAATGAACTAAGCAAGAATGTGATTAGCTACACAAAATAAAGAGATTAATCATGAAAATGACACAGAATACAATTATCTATACAGACTAAAAGTTAGATCCATGATTCCCCACGCAAAACAATGTGATTACCTATTTTAACAGTTTGACAGTCCTAAGGTGTGTGCAGTGTATAAGcatttctgcatgttttttcttccattttattattagtaatattccTGTTTTTGCTGTATAACTGaaaaatacaacacacacacagggggagCGTCGGTGTTAGGTGTTACAGGCATGTATGAGAGATTAGCCttatgtaacacacacacacacacacacacacacacacacactgctacaggaGATGGAAACTAAAGGTACACTAAACCTGAgtaagagtgtgagtgtgtgtctgtgatgtGTCATTGAGTTGAGTTGATTGAGTTGAACGATTGAGTCTGTGCTGAAATGCAGGAATTTACTTTAAATAAAGAGTGCAGTTAAACCTTTCTTGTTTCTAATAGACTGAGCACTTCATGTCTGACAGggtgcagacagacatgcaCTGATCTGATCCACAGATCAGTAACAAGCAGATATTTACAGGAAATGCAGGATCAGATAGCAGACAGAAATGTGTTCTTTTCTGTTATAAATTCAGCCTGAAATCTCACAGAACCGCCACCAAACATAAACCAACGCAGGTTATGTAAGAACAGCAGTAACCACATGATAACATCACATGATGACAGAACCCACAGCTAATGGATACGCTCTGTCAGTCTTTTAGTCAGCTGACTTTTTCATTTGGTGAAATGATCTTGTTCTagtcaatacatttaatttttgTTATGATCTAATTTGTTAGCATAAGACAAGTTTATTTACACcttatagacaaaagtattgggacacctacacattcatTGCTTCTCCTGAAGTcaacagtattaaaaagagtttatcttgctgTTGTTgaagtaaccgtctctactgtccagggaaggatttctactagattctggagcattgctgtgaggatttgaatgcattcagcaacaagagcgttagtgaggtcaggtcagatgttggatgatcaccacctcagctcatcttcagctcacccccagctccccaactcgtCACAAAAGTACTAGATGTAGCACcatcattattccagagaaaaACAGTTAAACTGTGGCTTTACCCCCCTCTAGCCCCATCTGGAATTAGGCAAGGTCCCAACAGggtaatgtttacatttacatttatggcattcagctgatgctcttatccagattacagaggtgggccagtgtagtgttgggagtcttgcccaaggactgttaTTGGCGTACCACAGCATACAGTCTCCCACATTGTGGCGTAGCTCAATGGcaggcagtggtgttatctgctgcgccacaccaaccacctgtcctattctattggcaatattttcATCTCTCCAGTTTTTAAAATCTTGCacattttatgtgtgtgtgtgcttgtgtgttttgtgtgactCACGTGTTGCAGAGTGGTGTATCAGCACCACGCTCCAGCTGCTGTAGTTTGTATCTGTAGGCCATTCTGAACAGAGTCCTCTGGACCATGCTCATCTCACTGACTTTCCCCATCACATTCTTATAGATACGATCCATTatttcctacacacacacacacacacacacatttgttatCTACAGTAGCTCCAGTCTAAAAATATAGATGAAAATGTCATGCTATCAATAACTATTCTGTTAATAGGGAAAATAGTAGTATGACCATAACACCAAAACATATGACAATGAAAGAAAACATTACAATAAGAGAATGAAAATGTTAGAGCTGAATTCATGAGCTTTTATggtaagtgtgtgagagagagggaggtgcaTGTGTTagcaggggggaaaaaacagaaagtcctTTTTAggtaaatacattaaaatgtggTTAAAACATTCAGATGAGGACACAAGAAGAGCAGAACGATGTTATAAGGCAGTGCTGCTGCTATGCTTATACATGCTGAAGGCTATTCGCTGTAGGTTAAATGCCGAACATTTGCGTGTGCAAATGTATTGGTGTGGGTAAGTGTGGTTAAGTGGGGGGTGTTAAGGGTAAGtgtgtgctgatgtgtgttAATGGGTTGTGTATAAGGTATGAGGTTTCTTACCGGAACAGCAGCAATTAGAGTGGGCATCAGCACAGAGCAATCCCCCTTACTGCCTTTCTTTATTTTActggactacacacacacacacacacacacacacacacacacaaatgataTTATTAGATTAACAGAGAATAATTGATTGATCTCATATCAATGTGCATTGTTCTGGTTTTGATATTTGAGTAACCGTCCCTGTTGAAAAAATGCAGAACAGCATGGGCTACATGGTTTATGCTGACGTGGTGGTGCTTGACCAGCtaaccagtgttcaaaacacaacagtgGCACTCAAAAGTTCAAATCAGTCAAAAATGccactgtgaatagctaagccAGTAAAAGATTATGATTCCAAAAAGCATAAACATTTCTTTCACATTTtaagatatgttttttttatatcattttaaacaaaaaaggaaatgaaCCCAAAATGTATTAAGGatcattttcctgcttttgaaTCCTCTTCTCATCTTCTTTACATTTCAGGCATTTAGCAgaaaagtgcttcgctgttcACTCAATAAATACCCTAagagtttgtatagactagaatCTGAAGATAACTCTTAAGCCTACATACTACTaaacaaaaaagtcaaacaaacaaaaaagaacattATACTTGACagtacacttcgcccaagtactctcagcgAGCGGCTCCCAGGGGaagttggtggttggtgtggcgcaacagataacactcctacctgccagtgagctaccaaatcatgttggagactggggttcgattcccagtctgggttactatgctgtgctacaccaataagagtccttgggcaagactcctaacactacattggcccacgtCTGTAATACAtataccttgtaagtcgctctggataagagcgtctgctaaatgccgtaaatgtaagttcgttccaccactttggtgctaggacagaaaaaagcctggacacttgtcttctgtggatttaaagggatggcaggtcaagccgagccgtacttgagaacacagcagtggagtgacatggctgaacttaggaacgttggagacgacccgtgccgctgagaccagccagaagagagttgcagtagtcaagtcttgaagtgacgaaagactgaacgagcacctgggcaaatctctagagaggaagggttgaattctccagatgttgtacaggaaaAATCTGCATGACAGAGTTAGAACTGCAACGTGACTTGAGAAAGATAACTGATCatcgagcttctgtagatggagtgaccagtgagttcccAAAGACTTCTCAGACTTTATGATATTTTGCTTCCacaatttgctggtatttcacTGAATCCACTCTTCCCTACCAGTGCAATGCTCCCTGTGCAACAATTCTGCACCCCTGGTCTCCAAAAATACTGTTGCTTATTGTGGTCAGGAAGTTGTATTCCACAGGACTTGTTTTTAGAAAGCACCAGCGTTGTTCAGATGTTCATATGAAAACCTGAACTCTGAACACAAAAtgctttcttggtcttccagaacTCAATTTCACATACTGTTCCTGGTTAAGTGtattttcttaattacattacaaactgaggaaaTGGCTACCTGATAAAGCTTTGCTATtttcttatagccttctcctgcttttagagagttaggcagctgcttacctggtctgagagtgtgtgaggagaggAGTATCCGATTCTGCAGCCATACGTTAAACAGGAAATTTCTGCTGTCAGTTCCAGAACATGAGCCAAGGGGAGATACCCTATATACACATCCTctggcctacacacacacacagaaacacacacacacatgcattgtGTTACTGTGGTGTTTTGTTGCATTCTGATTGGTTACTGTAGTGTTCAGGTTAGTTCTGATTGGTTACTCTAGTGTTCAGATGAGTTCTGATTGGTTACTCTAGTGTTCAGATTAGTTCTGATTGGTTACTGTAGTGTTCAGATGAGTTCTGATTGGTTACTGTAGTGTTTTTCTGTGTTCTAAATGGTTCCCGCAGTGTGTTGATGTGTTCTCTTTGGTAAGTGTAGTGTTTTTCTGCATGCTTATTGGTTACTGTAGTATTTTGCAGCATTCTGATTGGCTACTATAGTGTGTTGCAATTGGTTACTGTAGTGTTCAGATGAGTTCTGATTGGTTACTGTAGTTCTGATTGGTTACAGATGAGTTCTGATTGGTTACTGTAGTTCTGATTGGTTACAGATGAGTTCTGATTGGTTACTGTAGTGTTCAGATGAGTTCTGCTTGGTTACTATAGTGTTCAGATGAGTTCTGATTGGTTACTGTAGTGTGCTGATGTGTTCTCATTGGTAAGTGtagtgtttttctgcacgcttATTGGTTACTGTAGTATTTTGCTGcattctgattggctactgtggtgttatgatgagttctgactggctgctgaAGCTGACCCTAGGCCTGGGATACGCTGGCATTGGCCGGCCATTCCAGCGACGAGGTTACTGTGGAGCATCATGACACCTTTGGGCTGACCAGTGGATCCACTCGTGTACATCACCACCGCCAGATCAGATGGAGCTGGAGCAACACACTCCAAACCCGCtgacagaaagagggagggggaaagagaaaaagaaaagagaaaatgatCATTATAACAAGATTATAATTATGTTGTAACTGTGTTATGTACAATATTGCCAAAGCAattaaacagaataaaaaaatgcattattaGTCATTTATAATTATAAACGGATACTTTTCATGTTGTTTGACTGTCTGTAAAACAATGTATTGATCAGTGCAGGTTATTATTAATTTGTGATGGTGATTATAAATCAGTGTTGATTGTTGATCCATAATGGTGATTATCAGTCAGTCATAGGGGGCTATTGATTTGTGATGGTTTACTGATCAATAATGTAGTTTTAATCTGATGGTTGATGATTACTAATCAGTGACATAGTTTGTAACCTGTGATGGTGATAATTAATTAGAGATAGTGATTACTAATCCAGTAGTGATTATTGATCAGCACCGTAGTTATTCATCTGTGATGGGGTTTATTGATGCGTGGTGTTAAATCAGCACTGATTACTGATCAGTAATATAGTTATTCATCTGTTATGGTAGTTACTGATCTGTGTGTCAACAGTACGGCCAAGAACTTTGCATTTTACCCCTGGAGGTTGTTCTCACCTCAATATTGAGGTCATGCTTGTACAGGTCGTACAGTCTCTAAGTGTTACACTGTGAATGTGACTATTGGTCTGTGGTGTTGATAATTGATCTGTGGTGGTGAAATGCACTCACAGTTTTCAGATTTGGCTCCCAGGTCCAGGACGTCCTGCATGCTGTGGATGCTGAGGGATGGAGGGTAATTTCCTGCAGATACACTCCCAGTGCCAGCATAGATCACATGCTTCAGCCTTGGAACCTCAGCCAGCACCGCCTGGACACACAGGGACAGAGCGTGTGGGGTGTGTATGTAGGTGTATCTgccacagatgtgtgtgtgtgtgtttgtgtgtgtatatatatgtgtaagcATTTACCTTTAGCTTGGTGTCCAGCAGCTCTTTGCTGGTAATGAGGTGTGTGGCTTCACACTGGTTCAGCCCGAAAGCTACAGCATCTTCACCCAGAGTCGCATAGAGAGTCACCACTACATAcaccaacccacacacacacaaaatatatgTTCAAAAAGTGTTAACATTTTCTGGAGTCAAACCAAGtccaatgtgtgtatgtgtttgtgtgtgtgtttatattacAGGGATAGTTGAATCTGAAGCAGGCCTGGGCAGTGATCATCCACTCCGCTCGCGTCTCACAGTAAATGGCGATGTTGCATTTTGGCATCTGGCCTAAAGTAGCCAGACCACAGCCCAGCAACTTCACCTCATGCTCTACTTCCTCATACGACTTCCAGCTGTATTCCCCCAGTACCagctacatacacacaaacatacacactcactagATTTATTTGAGGTATTTAGGTATTACTGCTGTATCTTAAGCTAGGCTAGCTATGATAGGTGACTTTAGCTAGCAGCAGAACCGTGTAAGGACATTTCTGTTTTCACAGTTTCCAACAAACCAACATTATTCATCAAggaaaaaaatgtcttttttccttacaaaaaagaaaaagtgctactccagctctgactgatTAAAGAAACTCTGGACTGCCCCTTTCTGAAGGTGTGGAAACTAGTTAATCAGTCACTCATCCAAGTGTGCTGTAGTGAAATACCAAAACAGAGAAAAGCTGACAAAGACTGAAAAGGTAAGTGACAAGAGTAACATTCAGACATACTAGACATATAAAACATCGGCCCTGGCCCATTACTTGCACTTGAGGCCTCGTACCCCTTGTTTGCGCATGCATTGTTAGCTGGGCAGGGATGTAGAGTGCCACGAGCACCCCCAATTAGCACCTGATGGGCCCATCTCATTAACACAGTAGAGATCACACTTTAGCTCCAGTGGAGTCCCaagacagtaaaaaaaaacagaaaccctGTAACTCTTTAAACAGCCTGTGGTGGGTGGATGCTGCTGGTGggtcaaaagtgttattacaaatagcccctgtagttactgagtaatacacctcagtgtgtaataagccttgctgtgtgttaaggggttaagtgcAACCTTTTTATCCCGACACATTTTATCAGTCCCTGAACCTGAACCCAGTCGTTTCCTTAGATATTTAGGTGCTTTGGTTGTCCAGGTGAGCCTGTTCTCAGCTTCACTGTTCATTGTCGCTTTCTCTCGAAAACAGCAGCGATATTTAA
Coding sequences within it:
- the acsl4b gene encoding long-chain-fatty-acid--CoA ligase 4b — encoded protein: MSECVRARSVSGHPEGPYRAVECVDSLVQQGFEGVDTLDKLFRHAVAKFKHTPCLGTRNVVSKENETQPDGKVFQKLVLGEYSWKSYEEVEHEVKLLGCGLATLGQMPKCNIAIYCETRAEWMITAQACFRFNYPLVTLYATLGEDAVAFGLNQCEATHLITSKELLDTKLKAVLAEVPRLKHVIYAGTGSVSAGNYPPSLSIHSMQDVLDLGAKSENSGLECVAPAPSDLAVVMYTSGSTGQPKGVMMLHSNLVAGMAGQCQRIPGLGPEDVYIGYLPLAHVLELTAEISCLTYGCRIGYSSPHTLSDQSSKIKKGSKGDCSVLMPTLIAAVPEIMDRIYKNVMGKVSEMSMVQRTLFRMAYRYKLQQLERGADTPLCNTLVFKRVCALLGGNVRLMLSGGAPLSPDTHRFINVCFCPIAIGYGLTETCGAGSISEFSDCTTGRVGAPLICSEIKLRDWPEGGYTSQDKPHPRGEILIGGPNVAMGYYGSAGEAESGEFWVDEAGQRWFCTGDVGEVHPDGCLQIVDRKKDLVKLQAGEYVSLGKVETALKNSPLIDNVCAYANSNQNYVISFVVPNQKRLTELASKKSIEGEWEELCNHAVLEQEVLKAIKEIATTNKLQRFEVPLKVRLSSQPWTPETGLVTDAFKLKRKELQRHYLHDIERMYSSK